The following coding sequences lie in one Arachis ipaensis cultivar K30076 chromosome B03, Araip1.1, whole genome shotgun sequence genomic window:
- the LOC107634197 gene encoding uncharacterized protein LOC107634197 isoform X2: MKIFGGGGGSDGGMLRSLKSVGRAVSRSRESLGVPVTPPRSDPFSSSSSSHKEQLSSLLNPLSFPSARFLYAKKLSACADESEWVCVDGFERHGGYVIGPVPSHSEVDHAVSALQQVFADQVSSSDSKVSDPDWEEPSLSSYNSASLQPNNAYDRVYYAFHLLKNDPYVQRMVKSLSSDKVVWDAVLENEAVRELREAISADEEEHDPSDDDDDDGDDSFHARNFVVRIFESAGAIFKEIIEKITNLVNKLFQPIFNRRTHANAESLDAFNDKLRNSFILSIMVLMFVLLTRAQARV, from the exons ATGAAGATATTTGGCGGTGGCGGCGGCAGTGACGGCGGCATGTTGAGGTCTCTTAAGAGCGTTGGCAGAGCGGTTTCAAGGTCAAGGGAAAGTCTTGGTGTTCCTGTTACTCCTCCACGTAGTGAtcccttttcttcttcatcttcttctcacAAAGAACAACTTTCATCATTATTAAACCCTCTCTCCTTCCCCTCCGCTCGATTTCTCTACGCTAAGAAACTATCCGCTTGTGCTGATGAGAGCGAGTGGGTTTGTGTTGATGGGTTTGAGCGCCATGGCGGTTACGTTATAGGCCCTGTTCCTTCTCACAGTGAAGTTGATCATGCTGTCTCTGCTCTCCAACA GGTGTTTGCGGACCAAGTTTCTTCTTCAGATTCAAAAGTGTCTGACCCAGACTGGGAAGAACCCTCTTTGTCTTCATATAATTCAGCATCATTGCAACCTAACAATGCATATGATAGAGTTTATTATGCATTTCATTTGTTGAAGAATGATCCTTATGTTCAG AGAATGGTGAAGTCATTATCATCTGATAAAGTTGTTTGGGATGCTGTTCTGGAGAATGAAGCTGTGCGGGAATTGAGGGAGGCGATCTCGGCAG ATGAGGAGGAGCATGAtccttctgatgatgatgatgatgatggtgatgactCCTTCCATGCAAGAAATTTTGTTGTGAGGATATTTGAGAGTGCAGGAGCCATATTCAAGGAGATTATTGAGAAAATTACTAATTTAGTGAATAAGCTGTTTCAACCTATATTTAACAGGAGGACACATGCAAATGCAGAAAGCCTGGATGCTTTCAATGACAAGCTGAGAAATTCATTTATCCTTTCTATCATGGTCCTTATGTTTGTGCTGCTGACTCGAGCTCAAGCTAGGGTTTGA
- the LOC107634197 gene encoding uncharacterized protein LOC107634197 isoform X1, translated as MKIFGGGGGSDGGMLRSLKSVGRAVSRSRESLGVPVTPPRSDPFSSSSSSHKEQLSSLLNPLSFPSARFLYAKKLSACADESEWVCVDGFERHGGYVIGPVPSHSEVDHAVSALQQVFADQVSSSDSKVSDPDWEEPSLSSYNSASLQPNNAYDRVYYAFHLLKNDPYVQRMVKSLSSDKVVWDAVLENEAVRELREAISAASISDEEEHDPSDDDDDDGDDSFHARNFVVRIFESAGAIFKEIIEKITNLVNKLFQPIFNRRTHANAESLDAFNDKLRNSFILSIMVLMFVLLTRAQARV; from the exons ATGAAGATATTTGGCGGTGGCGGCGGCAGTGACGGCGGCATGTTGAGGTCTCTTAAGAGCGTTGGCAGAGCGGTTTCAAGGTCAAGGGAAAGTCTTGGTGTTCCTGTTACTCCTCCACGTAGTGAtcccttttcttcttcatcttcttctcacAAAGAACAACTTTCATCATTATTAAACCCTCTCTCCTTCCCCTCCGCTCGATTTCTCTACGCTAAGAAACTATCCGCTTGTGCTGATGAGAGCGAGTGGGTTTGTGTTGATGGGTTTGAGCGCCATGGCGGTTACGTTATAGGCCCTGTTCCTTCTCACAGTGAAGTTGATCATGCTGTCTCTGCTCTCCAACA GGTGTTTGCGGACCAAGTTTCTTCTTCAGATTCAAAAGTGTCTGACCCAGACTGGGAAGAACCCTCTTTGTCTTCATATAATTCAGCATCATTGCAACCTAACAATGCATATGATAGAGTTTATTATGCATTTCATTTGTTGAAGAATGATCCTTATGTTCAG AGAATGGTGAAGTCATTATCATCTGATAAAGTTGTTTGGGATGCTGTTCTGGAGAATGAAGCTGTGCGGGAATTGAGGGAGGCGATCTCGGCAG CTTCCATATCAGATGAGGAGGAGCATGAtccttctgatgatgatgatgatgatggtgatgactCCTTCCATGCAAGAAATTTTGTTGTGAGGATATTTGAGAGTGCAGGAGCCATATTCAAGGAGATTATTGAGAAAATTACTAATTTAGTGAATAAGCTGTTTCAACCTATATTTAACAGGAGGACACATGCAAATGCAGAAAGCCTGGATGCTTTCAATGACAAGCTGAGAAATTCATTTATCCTTTCTATCATGGTCCTTATGTTTGTGCTGCTGACTCGAGCTCAAGCTAGGGTTTGA
- the LOC107634197 gene encoding uncharacterized protein LOC107634197 isoform X3 — protein sequence MKIFGGGGGSDGGMLRSLKSVGRAVSRSRESLGVPVTPPRSDPFSSSSSSHKEQLSSLLNPLSFPSARFLYAKKLSACADESEWVCVDGFERHGGYVIGPVPSHSEVDHAVSALQQVFADQVSSSDSKVSDPDWEEPSLSSYNSASLQPNNAYDRVYYAFHLLKNDPYVQRMVKSLSSDKVVWDAVLENEAVRELREAISAGGHMQMQKAWMLSMTS from the exons ATGAAGATATTTGGCGGTGGCGGCGGCAGTGACGGCGGCATGTTGAGGTCTCTTAAGAGCGTTGGCAGAGCGGTTTCAAGGTCAAGGGAAAGTCTTGGTGTTCCTGTTACTCCTCCACGTAGTGAtcccttttcttcttcatcttcttctcacAAAGAACAACTTTCATCATTATTAAACCCTCTCTCCTTCCCCTCCGCTCGATTTCTCTACGCTAAGAAACTATCCGCTTGTGCTGATGAGAGCGAGTGGGTTTGTGTTGATGGGTTTGAGCGCCATGGCGGTTACGTTATAGGCCCTGTTCCTTCTCACAGTGAAGTTGATCATGCTGTCTCTGCTCTCCAACA GGTGTTTGCGGACCAAGTTTCTTCTTCAGATTCAAAAGTGTCTGACCCAGACTGGGAAGAACCCTCTTTGTCTTCATATAATTCAGCATCATTGCAACCTAACAATGCATATGATAGAGTTTATTATGCATTTCATTTGTTGAAGAATGATCCTTATGTTCAG AGAATGGTGAAGTCATTATCATCTGATAAAGTTGTTTGGGATGCTGTTCTGGAGAATGAAGCTGTGCGGGAATTGAGGGAGGCGATCTCGGCAG GAGGACACATGCAAATGCAGAAAGCCTGGATGCTTTCAATGACAAGCTGA
- the LOC107629721 gene encoding uncharacterized protein LOC107629721, producing MIRFGNAEHVIQQLASEVNASCVFAEQEVEYELYLLLDVMKECMKSVTVRERAPRIELWNTPFYDVNVLQNLPASYDDFKKLRLPVTEPLQLSKLPAADMELDWGTLPVYDDVKNFITSNQGRLRERWNSIKLTSAETLLRNKIMKSSGSSEGSYDSRQLQSKKSNESVFLSQKGNAVGGGTNNVLNALAAYLRYFEGTARDDWQEIHEKVRASESRNGASFIALFGPALSLGIISRRSVHYEAIKYERERNAGFISPFGYSATTIAGAVDAVCSKEWYWLMALRNQTNNDGIHSTRMWKWNGFLIQYTVAGNDGPAVVLVHGFGAFAEHYRDNINGLAGAGNRVWAITLLGFGNSEKPNIVYTELLWAELLRDFIVDVVGEPVHLVGNSIGGYFVSIVSCLWSVLVKSVVLINSAGNVVPSYTYIPLPEDRKTSGASWLGSRVLLLYLRLRIQELVKKCYPTRTERADDGLINKMLRASYDPGSPVVVESIFSFNLSIPLNFLIEEFREKVLIIQGMKDPISDSSSRVATLKEHCDGLVIKELDAGHCPHDEVPEQVNDILYEWIPRIESQILTGSPA from the exons ATGATTAGATTCGGGAACGCAGAGCACGTCATACAACAGCTTGCATCTGAG GTGAATGCCAGTTGTGTATTTGCAGAACAAGAGGTGGAGTATGAATTGTACTTGCTTTTGGATGTTATGAAGGAGTGTATGAAATCTGTCACGGTTCGAGAACGTGCTCCTAGGATTGAATTATGGAACACTCCATTTTATGATGTAAAT GTTCTGCAAAATCTTCCTGCATCATACGATGACTTTAAGAAACTTCGACTACCTGTAACTGAACCACTTCAGCTGTCAAAATTACCTGCTGCAGACATGGAACTGGACTGGG GTACTCTTCCTGTATATGATGATGTAAAGAATTTCATTACCAGCAACCAAGGGAGATTGAGAGAGAGGTGGAACTCAATCAAGTTGACATCAGCTGAAACCTTATTACGGAATAAAATAATGAAGTCTAGTGGGAGCAGTGAAGGAAGTTATGACTCTAGGCAACTGCAGTCAAAGAAATCAAATGAATCTGTTTTCCTGTCACAAAAAGGTAATGCTGTAGGAGGTGGAACAAACAATGTATTAAATGCCTTGGCTGCATATTTGAGATATTTCGAGGGAACAGCTCGTGATGACTGGCAAGA GATACATGAAAAAGTACGTGCTTCTGAAAGTCGGAATGGAGCATCATTTATTGCACTCTTTGGTCCTGCTCTATCTCTTGGCATTATATCTAGAAGAAGTGTACACTATGAAGCTATCAAATATGAGAGAGAACGAAATGCAGGATTTATATCTCCCTTTGGATATTCAGCTACCACAATTGCAGGAGCAGTTGATGCTGTGTGCTCAAAGGAG TGGTACTGGCTTATGGCTTTgagaaatcaaacaaacaatgatGGGATACACTCAACACGGATGTGGAAATGGAATGGTTTTCTTATTCAG TATACAGTTGCTGGCAATGATGGTCCTGCTGTTGTTCTTGTGCATGGATTTGGCGCTTTCGCAGAGCACTACCGTGACAACATAAATGGTTTAGCTGGAGCTGGAAATCGTGTTTGGGCTATTACATTGTTAGGATTTGGCAATTCAGAAAAGCCAAATATTGTGTATACTGAACTCTTGTGGGCCGAACTATTGAGAGATTTTATTGTTGATGTTGTGGGTGAACCTGTCCACCTTGTCGGGAACTCAATTGGTG GTTATTTCGTATCCATTGTTTCTTGTCTTTGGAGTGTTTTGGTCAAATCTGTAGTCCTAATCAACAGTGCTGGCAATGTCGTCCCTAGTTATACATACATACCTTTACCTGAA GATAGAAAAACCTCCGGCGCCTCCTGGTTGGGCTCTCGTGTTCTTCTACTATATTTGAGGTTACGGATTCAGGAGTTAGTTAAGAAATGTTATCCAACT CGGACAGAAAGAGCAGATGATGGGCTCATAAATAAAATGCTAAGAGCA TCTTATGATCCTGGTTCTCCTGTGGTCGTGGAAAGCATCTTCAGTTTTAATCTTTCCATACCTCTTAATTTTCTTATTGAAGAATTCAGGGAAAAGGTTCTGATTATACAG GGGATGAAAGATCCAATTTCTGACTCCAGTTCCAGGGTGGCTACACTGAAAGAACATTGCGATGGACTTGTAATTAAAGAATTGGATGCTG GCCATTGTCCGCACGATGAGGTGCCAGAACAAGTGAATGATATCCTTTATGAGTGGATACCTAGGATTGAAAGCCAAATTTTGACAGGGTCCCCAGCTTAA